A region from the Desulfovermiculus halophilus DSM 18834 genome encodes:
- a CDS encoding mannose-1-phosphate guanylyltransferase/mannose-6-phosphate isomerase gives MLTPVVLSGGSGTRLWPLSRKRYPKQFLPMLGGRETMLQATLRRLAAVDECAPPMIVCNQDHRFTVAAQAQELGVDLQHLILEPVPRNTAPAIAAAALIAMKQGDDPLLLVLPADHHIADPCAFARAVAVGEKAAAEGALVTFGILPDRPETGYGYIQTIADGKQGEALPVQAFVEKPDRATAEGYLETGEYLWNSGMFLFQASTYLHELEQKNPAMLDACRKAAEHAMEEKDFFRLDQEAFAECPSDSIDYAVMEKTDRAMVVPLACGWSDIGSWAALQEVMDKDPAGNVCIGDVYLHDVRTSYIHADSRLIAALGVDNLVVVDTQDTLFISTLDRVQEVKTIVSDLKAKQRREAESYCFES, from the coding sequence GTGCTGACTCCGGTGGTGTTGTCAGGGGGCTCGGGCACGCGGTTGTGGCCCCTGTCCCGCAAGCGGTACCCCAAGCAGTTTCTGCCCATGCTGGGCGGCCGGGAGACAATGCTCCAGGCCACGCTGCGCCGGTTGGCAGCTGTGGATGAATGCGCGCCGCCAATGATTGTATGCAACCAGGATCATCGATTCACGGTCGCCGCCCAGGCTCAGGAGCTTGGGGTCGATCTTCAGCATCTCATACTTGAACCGGTTCCCCGCAATACCGCACCAGCCATAGCGGCAGCCGCTTTGATCGCCATGAAGCAGGGAGACGACCCGCTGCTGCTTGTTCTGCCAGCGGATCATCATATCGCAGATCCCTGCGCATTCGCTCGCGCCGTGGCTGTCGGGGAGAAGGCAGCCGCAGAAGGTGCACTGGTCACCTTCGGCATCCTGCCGGACAGGCCTGAAACCGGATATGGGTACATTCAGACCATTGCAGACGGAAAGCAGGGAGAAGCTCTGCCGGTCCAGGCCTTTGTGGAGAAGCCGGACCGGGCCACGGCCGAAGGGTATCTGGAGACAGGAGAATATCTGTGGAACAGCGGCATGTTTCTCTTTCAGGCCTCAACATATCTGCACGAGCTTGAACAGAAAAATCCAGCCATGCTGGACGCCTGCCGGAAGGCTGCAGAACATGCCATGGAGGAAAAAGATTTTTTTCGCCTGGACCAGGAGGCCTTTGCCGAGTGCCCGTCCGATTCCATCGACTATGCGGTCATGGAAAAGACGGACAGGGCCATGGTTGTGCCCCTGGCCTGCGGGTGGAGCGATATCGGGTCCTGGGCCGCGTTGCAGGAAGTGATGGACAAGGATCCGGCGGGCAATGTGTGTATCGGGGACGTGTACCTCCATGATGTGCGTACAAGCTATATCCATGCCGACTCCAGGCTTATCGCCGCCCTGGGGGTGGACAACCTGGTGGTTGTGGATACCCAGGACACGCTGTTCATCTCCACCCTGGACAGGGTTCAGGAGGTCAAAACCATAGTCTCGGACTTAAAAGCCAAGCAGCGCAGGGAAGCGGAAAGCTACTGTTTTGAAAGTTGA